The proteins below come from a single uncultured Carboxylicivirga sp. genomic window:
- the lpxA gene encoding acyl-ACP--UDP-N-acetylglucosamine O-acyltransferase — protein sequence MKQPLAYIHPEAKIAKNVVIEPFVTIDKNVIIEEGTTIGSNVTILEGSRIGKNCNIFPGAVIGAVPQDLKFAGEETTAEIGDNTTIRECVTVNRGTKAKGRTVVGSNCLLMAYTHIAHDAILGDHVILANAVQVAGEVVIDDWAIVGGTSAIHQFVHIGAHVMVAGGTLIGKDVPPFVKAGRERISYAGVNSIGLRRRSYSNEQIRDIQNIYRYLFQMGLNNSDAIERIEAELPTSKERDEIILFVRNSQRGIIKGYYPDRD from the coding sequence ATGAAACAACCATTAGCATATATCCACCCAGAGGCAAAAATTGCTAAAAATGTGGTAATTGAGCCATTTGTAACCATCGATAAAAATGTAATTATCGAAGAAGGAACAACTATTGGTTCAAATGTAACCATTCTTGAAGGTTCAAGAATTGGTAAAAACTGTAATATTTTTCCGGGTGCTGTTATCGGAGCCGTTCCGCAAGACCTTAAATTTGCAGGTGAAGAAACAACTGCCGAAATTGGAGATAATACAACCATTCGCGAATGTGTTACAGTAAACCGCGGTACCAAAGCAAAAGGAAGAACTGTTGTTGGTAGCAACTGTTTGTTGATGGCTTACACTCACATTGCTCATGATGCAATACTTGGCGATCATGTGATCTTAGCAAATGCAGTTCAGGTAGCTGGCGAAGTGGTGATCGACGATTGGGCAATTGTTGGCGGTACATCTGCTATTCATCAATTTGTTCATATTGGAGCACATGTTATGGTAGCTGGCGGTACACTAATTGGAAAAGATGTTCCTCCATTTGTTAAAGCTGGACGAGAGCGTATTTCTTATGCAGGTGTTAACTCTATTGGTTTACGACGTCGAAGCTACAGCAACGAACAAATTAGAGATATACAGAATATTTATCGTTATTTATTCCAAATGGGACTTAATAACTCTGATGCTATTGAGCGTATCGAAGCTGAATTACCAACTTCGAAAGAACGCGACGAAATTATTTTATTCGTACGTAATTCGCAACGTGGTATTATTAAAGGATATTATCCAGATAGAGACTAA
- a CDS encoding bifunctional UDP-3-O-[3-hydroxymyristoyl] N-acetylglucosamine deacetylase/3-hydroxyacyl-ACP dehydratase, whose translation MVEKQKTLKQAITLSGTGLHTGAKVNMTIHPAPANHGIKFKRTDLEDQPIIDALADNVTMTQRGTVLAKGEATVSTIEHCLSAISALKIDNCLIEVDGPEAPILDGSAKYYVQAINKVGTEEQEEERKYFVVKEKMVYENKDLGIKIVALPDDTFSADVKISFDLSNLLSNQYATLDSLDDYEEEISACRTFVFLHELEPLLKNNLIKGGDLDNAIIIIDKEITQGELDKLADLFNKPRVEVQPTGILNNLDLVYPNEPARHKLLDVIGDLALCGMPIKGRIIATRPGHMANVEFAKMIRKEIKKRALRPETPCYNPCKDPIYDINDIKRMLPHRPPFLLVDKIIELNEKSIVGIKNVTMNEPFFVGHFPDEPVMPAVLQIEAMAQTGGIFVLSKLDEPSAYSTYFVKIDNVKLRRKVIPGDTLIFKLELISEFRRGMANMKGTAFVGDNIVSEGEFVAQVIKNKDIK comes from the coding sequence ATGGTTGAAAAACAAAAAACGCTCAAACAAGCAATAACACTAAGTGGTACTGGCCTTCATACAGGAGCAAAAGTAAATATGACTATTCATCCTGCACCAGCTAACCATGGAATAAAATTCAAAAGAACTGATCTCGAAGATCAACCTATTATCGATGCCTTGGCCGATAATGTTACAATGACTCAACGTGGCACTGTTTTAGCAAAAGGTGAAGCCACAGTAAGTACCATTGAACACTGCTTATCTGCAATTTCGGCATTAAAGATTGACAATTGCTTAATTGAGGTTGATGGTCCGGAAGCTCCCATCCTGGATGGAAGTGCAAAATATTACGTACAAGCCATTAACAAAGTTGGGACTGAAGAGCAAGAAGAAGAACGCAAATACTTTGTGGTTAAGGAAAAGATGGTGTACGAGAATAAAGATCTTGGTATTAAAATCGTAGCCTTACCTGATGACACCTTTAGTGCTGACGTAAAAATTTCTTTCGATCTATCGAATTTATTATCCAATCAGTATGCTACATTGGATTCTTTAGATGATTATGAAGAAGAAATAAGTGCATGTCGTACATTTGTATTCTTGCACGAACTGGAGCCATTATTAAAAAACAACCTTATCAAAGGTGGTGATTTAGATAATGCAATTATAATTATTGATAAAGAAATCACTCAGGGGGAATTAGATAAACTTGCTGATTTATTTAACAAACCAAGAGTTGAAGTTCAACCTACCGGTATTTTAAATAATCTGGATTTGGTTTATCCAAACGAACCTGCTCGTCATAAATTACTAGATGTAATTGGAGATCTTGCTCTTTGCGGCATGCCAATTAAGGGTCGTATAATTGCTACTCGTCCAGGACACATGGCCAATGTAGAGTTTGCTAAAATGATTCGAAAAGAAATCAAAAAACGCGCTCTTCGTCCTGAAACGCCTTGCTACAACCCTTGTAAGGATCCAATTTACGACATCAACGATATAAAAAGAATGCTACCTCACCGTCCACCATTTTTATTGGTTGACAAAATTATTGAGCTTAACGAAAAATCGATTGTTGGGATTAAAAACGTTACTATGAATGAGCCTTTCTTTGTAGGACATTTTCCTGATGAACCTGTTATGCCTGCAGTATTACAGATTGAAGCAATGGCTCAGACTGGTGGAATCTTCGTATTAAGTAAATTAGATGAGCCAAGCGCATATAGTACCTATTTTGTTAAAATAGATAATGTAAAACTTAGACGTAAAGTAATTCCTGGTGATACACTTATTTTCAAACTAGAATTAATCAGTGAATTCAGAAGAGGCATGGCTAATATGAAAGGAACAGCTTTTGTTGGTGATAACATCGTATCAGAAGGTGAGTTTGTAGCTCAGGTAATAAAAAATAAAGACATTAAATAA
- the lpxD gene encoding UDP-3-O-(3-hydroxymyristoyl)glucosamine N-acyltransferase gives MKFTASQIAELLNGKVEGNENAIVKNVSKIEDGKPETLTFLANPKYTHFIYDTKADVVIVNNSFTPEQQVSATLIRVEDAYQALAQLLEMYEQSQPKKTGIEQPSFINDSAKLGDFVYIGAFSYIGENVLIGDNVQIHPQVHIGDNVKIGDNSILFPGAKIYKNCVIGNHCTIHAGAVIGSDGFGFAPSANNEYKKVPQIGNVILKDHVEIGANTTVDRATMGATIINKGVKLDNLVQIAHNVEVGENTVIAAQTGIAGSTKIGDDCMFGGQVGVAGHLHIANKTKLGAQTGIGKSIKKEDTVHLGSPAMDAVSFNKSYVVFRRLPELKKALDELSKKVQ, from the coding sequence ATGAAATTTACAGCAAGTCAGATTGCCGAATTACTCAATGGTAAAGTTGAAGGAAACGAAAATGCCATTGTTAAAAATGTTTCAAAAATTGAGGATGGAAAACCTGAAACATTAACATTTTTGGCCAATCCAAAATACACTCATTTTATATACGACACTAAAGCTGATGTTGTTATCGTAAACAATTCGTTTACACCTGAGCAACAAGTATCAGCAACTCTTATTAGAGTTGAAGATGCGTATCAGGCCTTAGCTCAACTACTTGAAATGTATGAACAAAGCCAACCTAAAAAAACTGGCATTGAACAACCATCGTTTATCAACGATTCGGCTAAGTTAGGTGACTTTGTATATATTGGTGCATTTAGTTACATAGGTGAAAATGTTCTTATCGGCGACAACGTACAAATACACCCTCAGGTACATATTGGCGATAATGTTAAAATTGGTGACAATTCTATTTTATTTCCCGGCGCTAAAATTTATAAAAACTGCGTAATTGGTAATCATTGTACCATCCACGCCGGTGCTGTAATTGGAAGCGATGGATTTGGTTTTGCTCCATCTGCAAACAATGAGTATAAAAAGGTTCCTCAAATTGGAAATGTTATACTAAAAGATCATGTTGAGATTGGTGCCAATACAACTGTTGATCGAGCTACAATGGGAGCAACTATTATTAACAAAGGTGTAAAACTTGATAATCTTGTTCAGATAGCTCACAATGTTGAAGTAGGGGAAAATACTGTAATTGCAGCTCAAACAGGTATTGCCGGATCAACAAAAATTGGTGATGATTGTATGTTTGGTGGTCAGGTAGGAGTTGCCGGTCACCTTCACATTGCTAATAAAACCAAACTTGGAGCTCAAACCGGAATTGGTAAATCAATAAAAAAAGAAGACACCGTTCATTTAGGTTCGCCTGCAATGGATGCGGTAAGTTTTAATAAATCCTATGTTGTATTCAGACGTTTGCCTGAATTAAAGAAAGCTCTTGATGAACTTTCTAAAAAAGTACAATAA
- a CDS encoding HD domain-containing protein has translation MSSKNKRKIINDPVYGFIKVPFDIIYDLMEHCYFQRLRRIKQLGLTHFVYPGAMHTRFQHALGAMHLMSSAVDVLRSKGHEITHDESAAVHAAILLHDIGHGPFSHVLENTLLDVDHEDISKLMMEELNKQYNGQLELTLKIFNNSYHKKFLHQLVSSQLDMDRLDYLKRDSFFTGVSEGVIGSDRIIKMLNTHDDSLVIESKGIYSIEKFLVARRLMYWQVYLHKTAIAAEQMLIHILKRARQLVSEGNELFAPPHLLFFMKKKPSLNDFLNQPEILQNFAMLDDDDIMSSIKTWTTHSDPILSSLAKDFINRKLFRVSFSNSSFKVSEIKELKIQAATQMNLKELNEASYFVYSDHISNNAYSKNDDRINILFSDGTMKDIAVASDMLNLSVLGKTVKKYYLCHPKSIHS, from the coding sequence ATGTCAAGCAAAAACAAGCGAAAAATAATCAATGATCCTGTTTATGGATTTATAAAAGTACCTTTCGATATTATATATGATTTAATGGAGCACTGTTACTTTCAGCGCCTGCGTCGGATCAAACAATTAGGGCTCACCCACTTCGTATATCCGGGAGCCATGCATACACGTTTTCAGCATGCCTTAGGAGCAATGCATTTGATGAGTTCTGCTGTTGATGTACTTCGATCAAAAGGTCATGAAATAACACACGATGAATCAGCAGCTGTTCATGCCGCTATTTTACTTCACGATATTGGACATGGTCCTTTTAGTCACGTTCTTGAAAACACTTTATTGGATGTTGATCATGAAGATATTTCGAAACTGATGATGGAAGAATTAAATAAGCAATATAATGGCCAATTGGAGTTAACGCTTAAAATTTTCAACAATAGCTATCACAAAAAATTCCTCCACCAACTAGTTTCTAGCCAGTTAGACATGGATCGCCTTGATTATCTAAAAAGAGATAGCTTTTTTACTGGAGTTTCAGAAGGCGTCATTGGCTCCGACCGTATTATAAAAATGCTTAACACCCATGATGATTCTTTGGTGATTGAATCGAAAGGAATCTATTCCATCGAAAAATTTTTAGTAGCCCGTCGATTAATGTATTGGCAGGTATATCTTCATAAAACAGCCATTGCAGCTGAACAAATGCTAATACATATTTTAAAAAGGGCTCGTCAACTAGTATCTGAAGGGAATGAATTATTTGCTCCACCTCATCTATTATTCTTTATGAAGAAAAAGCCTTCACTAAATGATTTTTTGAATCAACCCGAAATACTTCAAAACTTTGCGATGTTGGATGATGATGATATTATGAGCTCCATCAAAACATGGACAACCCATTCAGATCCAATCCTATCATCGTTGGCTAAAGATTTTATTAATCGAAAATTATTTAGAGTTAGTTTTTCAAACAGTTCATTTAAAGTAAGCGAGATAAAAGAATTAAAAATACAAGCTGCCACACAAATGAATTTAAAAGAGCTAAATGAAGCAAGCTATTTTGTGTATAGCGACCACATATCTAATAATGCCTATAGTAAAAACGACGATCGAATCAACATTCTATTTAGTGATGGTACAATGAAAGATATTGCAGTTGCATCGGATATGCTTAATCTTTCGGTATTAGGCAAAACTGTAAAAAAATATTATCTATGCCACCCAAAATCCATTCATTCATAG
- the rimP gene encoding ribosome assembly cofactor RimP: MIDQTLIENIVAEKFEQDDVFIVELAVKPGNKIVLVIDSDNGIPISYCIEVSKLIDSKFDRDVEDFELEVSSAGIGQPFKVLRQYYKNLGNDVEILTTGGNKIKGKLTAVNEEQFSVEVEEMVKVEGKKRKELQVRTDDFKYDEVKQIKDIISF, from the coding sequence ATGATTGATCAAACATTAATTGAAAATATTGTTGCTGAAAAATTTGAGCAGGATGATGTGTTCATAGTTGAATTAGCAGTGAAGCCTGGCAACAAAATTGTGTTGGTTATTGATAGCGACAATGGTATTCCAATTAGTTACTGTATTGAAGTTAGCAAACTGATTGACTCCAAGTTTGATCGTGATGTAGAAGATTTTGAGTTAGAAGTTTCATCAGCCGGAATAGGACAACCTTTTAAAGTGTTACGTCAGTATTATAAAAACCTGGGTAACGATGTAGAAATTTTGACTACCGGAGGTAATAAAATCAAAGGTAAATTAACTGCAGTTAATGAAGAGCAATTTAGCGTTGAAGTAGAGGAGATGGTAAAAGTTGAAGGTAAAAAACGCAAGGAACTGCAAGTTCGCACAGATGATTTTAAATATGATGAGGTTAAACAGATAAAAGACATTATATCTTTTTAA
- the nusA gene encoding transcription termination factor NusA encodes MENINLIDTFSEFKELKNIDRATMISVLEDAFRSVLIKRFGTDENFDVIINDDKGDFEIWRNREVVKDEDLEDPNLEISLTEAKKIDADYELGEEVTDEVKFLDFGRRAILSLRQNLSARILELEKDNIYHKYKDRIGEVVTGEVYQIWKREILIIDDEGNELILPKAEQIPSDFFRKGDNVRAVVIRVEIRNNNPLIILSRTSPVFLERLFELEVPEIFDGLITIKKIVRVPGERAKVAVESYDERIDPVGACVGMKGSRIHGIVRELRNENIDVINYTSNTQLFIQRALNPAKINNIKILEDEGRAEVYLRPEEVSLAIGKGGLNIRLAGQLTGYELDVYREVDEEDEDVKLDEFSDEIEAWILDELKAVGCDTAKSVLDLSLEDLVKRTDLEEETIREIRDILSAEFE; translated from the coding sequence ATGGAAAATATTAATCTGATAGATACGTTTTCAGAGTTTAAAGAATTAAAAAACATTGATCGTGCAACAATGATCAGTGTTTTGGAAGATGCGTTTCGTAGCGTCTTGATTAAAAGATTCGGCACCGATGAAAACTTTGATGTAATCATCAATGATGATAAAGGTGACTTTGAAATATGGCGTAACCGCGAGGTGGTTAAAGATGAAGATTTGGAAGATCCAAACCTTGAAATTTCTTTGACAGAAGCTAAAAAAATTGATGCGGATTACGAGTTAGGAGAAGAAGTTACCGACGAGGTCAAATTTCTTGATTTTGGACGTCGTGCCATTTTAAGCCTTCGCCAAAACTTATCGGCTCGTATTTTGGAGTTAGAAAAAGATAATATCTATCACAAGTATAAAGATCGTATAGGTGAAGTTGTTACCGGAGAAGTTTATCAGATCTGGAAACGCGAAATTCTAATCATTGATGATGAGGGTAATGAATTAATTTTGCCAAAGGCAGAACAAATTCCTTCTGACTTTTTCCGTAAGGGAGATAATGTTAGAGCAGTCGTTATTCGAGTTGAAATTCGAAACAATAACCCATTAATTATTCTTTCACGTACTTCTCCAGTGTTCCTTGAACGTTTATTTGAGTTAGAAGTACCTGAAATTTTCGATGGATTGATTACCATTAAAAAGATTGTACGTGTACCAGGCGAAAGAGCCAAAGTGGCTGTAGAATCATATGATGAGCGTATCGATCCTGTTGGAGCTTGTGTTGGTATGAAAGGTTCACGTATTCATGGAATTGTTCGTGAATTACGTAACGAAAATATTGATGTAATAAACTATACATCCAATACACAGTTGTTTATACAAAGGGCACTGAATCCTGCCAAAATTAATAACATTAAAATTTTGGAAGACGAAGGTCGTGCAGAAGTTTACTTGCGTCCTGAGGAAGTGTCACTTGCAATTGGTAAGGGTGGATTGAATATTCGATTGGCCGGGCAATTGACCGGTTACGAATTAGATGTATATCGAGAAGTAGATGAGGAAGATGAAGATGTTAAGTTGGATGAATTCTCAGATGAAATTGAAGCATGGATTTTGGACGAATTAAAAGCGGTTGGATGTGATACTGCTAAATCAGTGCTGGATCTTTCATTGGAAGATTTAGTTAAACGTACTGATTTGGAAGAAGAAACCATTCGTGAGATTAGAGACATATTAAGCGCTGAATTTGAATAA